One genomic region from Patagioenas fasciata isolate bPatFas1 chromosome 24, bPatFas1.hap1, whole genome shotgun sequence encodes:
- the SPA17 gene encoding sperm surface protein Sp17, producing the protein MSVPFSSTNVRLPDGFENLLEGLAHEVLRAQPKDVVGFAARHFQRLLEQRKASSADPAREDQGLIQPPLQVGCPSLSPLVPSVPTEKSGSLGPRRKAASHPLSW; encoded by the exons ATGTCCGTCCCCTTCTCCAGCACCAACGTGCGGCTGCCTGACGGTTTCGAGAACCTGCTGGAGGGGCTGGCACACGAGGTGCTGCGGGCGCAGCCCAAGGACGTGGTGGGTTTTGCTGCTCGGCACTTCCAGaggctgctggagcagagaaAGG CCAGCTCGGCCGACCCGGCGCGGGAGGACCAGGGTCTCATCCAGCCCCCTCTCCAGGTAGGatgtccctccttgtccccccttgtcccctctgtccccacagagaAATCGGGGTCCCTGGGGCCCAGGAGGAAAGCGGCGTCGCACCCGTTGTCATGGTAA